In the genome of Sporichthya brevicatena, one region contains:
- a CDS encoding VOC family protein yields MPQPEGAELEAVRARREELKAKYVRPRAERPAPPTGGIHHLALICRDVEETIRFYSEFLGFPLVELVENRDYAGSSHFFFDLGNRTLLGFFDFPGHEHPEFTETLGNVQHIALSVTPERFDEIRAKLDEAGVDYLGPDRGVHNSLYIRDPNGTGVEFYRERQGWFEDVHLVD; encoded by the coding sequence ATGCCGCAGCCCGAAGGTGCCGAACTTGAGGCGGTCCGCGCCCGTCGCGAGGAGTTGAAGGCCAAGTACGTCCGCCCCCGGGCGGAGCGGCCGGCGCCGCCGACGGGCGGGATCCACCACCTCGCCCTGATCTGCCGCGACGTCGAGGAGACCATCCGCTTCTACTCCGAGTTCCTCGGCTTCCCGCTGGTGGAACTCGTGGAGAACCGGGACTACGCCGGGTCGAGCCACTTCTTCTTCGACCTCGGCAACCGGACCCTGCTCGGGTTCTTCGACTTCCCCGGCCACGAGCACCCCGAGTTCACCGAGACGCTCGGCAACGTCCAGCACATCGCGCTGTCCGTCACGCCCGAGCGCTTCGACGAGATCCGGGCGAAGCTCGACGAGGCGGGCGTCGACTACCTCGGCCCCGACCGCGGGGTCCACAACAGCCTGTACATCCGGGACCCCAACGGCACCGGGGTCGAGTTCTACCGGGAGCGGCAGGGCTGGTTCGAGGACGTCCACCTCGTGGACTGA
- a CDS encoding error-prone DNA polymerase: MGWENPPMPWRELEKRLSGKFPPNGENRPPENRAPNGQKLAFGPEVERPGSYRRAPYRPKEIERATDVVPYAELHAHSNFSFLDGASHPEELVEEAVRLGLTGLAITDHDGFYGVVRFAEAAERHGLSTIFGSELSLGLTKAQNGVPDPEGTHLLVLARDPDGYARLSTVISEGHARGGEKGRPIHHLEEVAAAADGHWLILTGCRKGAVPAALTRKGPHGGEEAAARELDRLVALFGRDHVAIELTAHGYPDDDARLDALAGLARRFRLPAVATGNVHYATPERRRLATALAAVRARRSLDELAGWLPAAGTAHLHSGAEMAARFARYPGAVAAAHALGQECAFNLSLIRPRLPDFPVPAGHTAMSWLRELTYRGARERYGPREAETQPGAWAQIDHELAMIEKLDFPGYFLIVHEIVDFARSRNILCQGRGSAANSAVCYALGITAVDAVYYQLLFERFLSPERGEPPDIDIDIESGRREEVIQHVYSRYGRKHAAQVANVISYRPRSAVRDMAKALGYSTGAQDAFAKEVHRYSGDMADTDDMPADVLELAGQVAKFPRHLGIHSGGMVICDRPVVEVVPVEWARMENRTVIQWDKDDCASPLVNLVKFDLLGLGMLSALHGCFDLIRDFHGTEWTLQSMPKEDPEVYEMLCRADSVGVFQVESRAQMATLPRLRPRCFYDLVLEIALIRPGPIQGGSVHPFIRRRAGKEPITYPHPSLENCLRRTLGVPMFQEQLMQMVVDAAGCTPEQADRVRRAVGSKRSPERVAELRAELYEGMRRTHGITGETADTIFNLIAAFANFGFAESHSISFALLVYASSWQKLRYPAAFCAALLNAQPMGFYSPQSLVADARRHGVEVLRPDVNLSAAGASLEPAGPGNHEPETSWGRAAIRLGLSGVRSIGDDLAERIEAERRANGPYADLADFARRTQAGAAHIEALSTAGAFDSLGLARREALWAAGAVAQTGPDQIAGTVVGHRAPRLPELEQVELTMADLWATGITPDGHPMENMRTHLNPDILPISALASTPDRSKVRVAGVVTHRQQPQTAAGTIFLNLEDETGMLNVICSPGAWARHRRIARDSAALVIRGRLERSEGVISLVAENFVRLEMAVGTRSRDFR, translated from the coding sequence ATGGGGTGGGAGAACCCGCCGATGCCGTGGCGGGAGCTGGAGAAGCGGCTCTCCGGGAAGTTCCCGCCGAACGGGGAGAACCGGCCCCCCGAGAACCGGGCCCCCAACGGGCAGAAGCTGGCGTTCGGGCCGGAGGTGGAGCGGCCGGGGAGCTACCGGCGGGCCCCGTACCGGCCGAAGGAGATCGAGCGCGCGACCGACGTCGTGCCCTACGCCGAGCTGCACGCGCACTCGAACTTCAGCTTCCTCGACGGGGCGAGCCACCCGGAGGAGCTGGTCGAGGAGGCGGTGCGGCTCGGGCTGACCGGGCTCGCGATCACCGATCACGACGGGTTCTACGGCGTCGTCCGGTTCGCGGAGGCGGCGGAGAGGCACGGGCTGTCGACGATCTTCGGCTCGGAGCTCTCGCTCGGTCTGACGAAGGCTCAGAACGGCGTCCCGGACCCGGAGGGGACGCATCTGCTCGTCCTCGCGCGGGACCCGGACGGGTACGCCCGCCTGTCCACCGTGATCAGCGAAGGTCACGCGCGGGGTGGGGAGAAGGGCCGCCCGATCCATCACCTCGAGGAGGTCGCGGCCGCGGCCGACGGGCACTGGCTGATCCTCACCGGGTGCCGGAAGGGCGCGGTACCGGCGGCGCTGACGAGGAAGGGGCCGCACGGCGGCGAGGAGGCGGCGGCGCGCGAGCTCGACCGGCTCGTCGCCCTGTTCGGTCGGGACCACGTCGCCATCGAACTCACCGCCCACGGCTACCCCGACGACGACGCGCGGCTCGACGCGCTCGCCGGCCTGGCCCGGCGGTTCCGGCTCCCGGCCGTCGCGACCGGCAACGTCCACTACGCGACCCCGGAGCGGCGCCGGCTCGCCACCGCCCTCGCGGCCGTGCGGGCCCGGCGCAGTCTCGACGAGCTGGCCGGCTGGCTGCCCGCGGCCGGGACCGCGCACCTGCACTCCGGGGCGGAGATGGCGGCACGGTTCGCGCGGTACCCCGGCGCGGTCGCGGCTGCGCACGCCCTCGGGCAGGAGTGCGCGTTCAACCTCTCGCTGATCCGGCCGCGGCTGCCGGACTTCCCGGTCCCGGCGGGGCACACCGCGATGAGCTGGCTGCGCGAACTCACCTACCGCGGGGCCCGGGAGCGCTACGGCCCGCGGGAGGCGGAGACCCAGCCGGGGGCGTGGGCGCAGATCGACCACGAGCTCGCGATGATCGAGAAGCTGGACTTCCCGGGCTACTTCCTCATCGTCCACGAGATCGTCGACTTCGCGCGCAGCCGGAACATCCTCTGCCAGGGCCGGGGCTCGGCGGCGAACTCCGCGGTCTGTTACGCGCTCGGCATCACCGCCGTCGACGCCGTCTACTACCAACTGCTCTTCGAACGCTTCCTCTCCCCGGAACGCGGCGAGCCGCCGGACATCGACATCGACATCGAGTCCGGCCGCCGGGAGGAGGTCATCCAGCACGTCTACTCCCGCTACGGGCGCAAGCACGCGGCGCAGGTCGCGAACGTCATCTCCTACCGGCCGCGCTCGGCGGTGCGGGACATGGCCAAGGCGCTCGGGTACTCGACCGGTGCCCAGGACGCCTTCGCCAAGGAGGTGCACCGCTACAGCGGCGACATGGCCGACACCGACGACATGCCGGCGGACGTGCTCGAACTGGCCGGGCAGGTGGCGAAGTTCCCGCGGCACCTGGGCATCCACTCCGGGGGGATGGTGATCTGCGACCGCCCGGTGGTCGAGGTCGTCCCGGTCGAGTGGGCGCGGATGGAGAACCGCACCGTCATCCAGTGGGACAAGGACGACTGCGCCTCGCCGCTGGTCAACCTCGTCAAGTTCGACCTGCTCGGACTCGGGATGCTCTCGGCGCTGCACGGCTGCTTCGACCTGATCCGCGACTTCCACGGCACGGAGTGGACGCTCCAGTCGATGCCGAAGGAGGACCCCGAGGTCTACGAGATGCTCTGCCGGGCGGACTCGGTCGGGGTGTTCCAGGTCGAGTCCCGGGCGCAGATGGCGACGCTGCCGCGCCTGCGGCCGCGCTGCTTCTACGACCTCGTGCTGGAGATCGCGCTGATCCGGCCGGGGCCGATCCAGGGCGGGTCGGTGCACCCGTTCATCCGCCGCCGGGCGGGCAAGGAGCCGATCACCTACCCGCACCCGTCGCTGGAGAACTGCCTGCGGCGCACGCTCGGCGTCCCGATGTTCCAGGAACAGCTCATGCAGATGGTGGTCGACGCCGCCGGTTGCACCCCCGAGCAGGCCGACCGGGTCCGCCGCGCGGTCGGGTCGAAGCGGTCCCCGGAGCGCGTCGCCGAACTGCGCGCGGAGCTCTACGAGGGCATGCGCCGGACGCACGGCATCACCGGCGAGACCGCGGACACGATCTTCAACCTGATCGCGGCGTTCGCGAACTTCGGCTTCGCCGAGAGCCACTCGATCAGCTTCGCGCTGCTGGTCTACGCCAGCTCGTGGCAGAAGCTGCGGTACCCGGCCGCGTTCTGTGCCGCGCTGCTCAACGCGCAGCCGATGGGGTTCTACTCACCGCAGTCGCTGGTCGCCGACGCGCGCCGCCACGGGGTCGAGGTGCTGCGGCCGGACGTCAACCTCTCCGCCGCGGGGGCGAGCCTGGAGCCGGCCGGGCCGGGGAACCACGAGCCGGAGACGTCCTGGGGGAGGGCCGCGATCCGGCTCGGACTCTCCGGGGTCCGCTCGATCGGTGACGACCTCGCCGAGCGGATCGAGGCCGAGCGGCGCGCGAACGGCCCGTACGCCGACCTCGCCGACTTCGCGCGGCGGACGCAGGCCGGCGCGGCCCACATCGAGGCGCTCTCCACCGCGGGGGCGTTCGACAGTCTCGGGCTCGCGCGCCGGGAGGCGCTGTGGGCGGCGGGGGCCGTCGCGCAGACCGGGCCGGACCAGATCGCCGGCACGGTGGTCGGGCACCGCGCCCCGCGGCTGCCGGAGCTGGAGCAGGTCGAGCTGACGATGGCCGACCTGTGGGCCACCGGCATCACCCCGGACGGGCACCCGATGGAGAACATGCGGACGCACCTGAACCCCGACATCCTCCCGATCTCCGCCCTCGCCTCGACGCCGGACCGCTCGAAGGTCCGGGTCGCCGGTGTGGTGACGCATCGTCAGCAGCCGCAGACCGCGGCGGGGACGATCTTCCTCAACCTCGAGGACGAGACCGGGATGCTCAACGTCATCTGCTCCCCGGGGGCGTGGGCCCGGCACCGGCGGATCGCGCGCGACTCCGCGGCGCTGGTCATCCGCGGCCGCCTGGAGCGCTCCGAGGGGGTCATCAGCCTGGTCGCGGAGAACTTCGTCCGCCTCGAGATGGCCGTCGGCACCCGTTCGCGCGACTTCCGCTGA
- a CDS encoding TetR/AcrR family transcriptional regulator yields the protein MAEIADAALTLLDGEGLDAVSFRRVAAELGVSHMTLYSYLDSKEALLDVMVGRALEVPELTHPQGDWAQSLREVLVEIHDALVARPGIAQLIITTSLDGPWVIAVRDRLVGLLRPAGFTRAQSVDAISVLVNYVLGTALVEASRGSGASPRAFTTGLDLLIDGLRRRVEDSASG from the coding sequence GTGGCCGAGATCGCCGACGCCGCGTTGACCCTCCTCGACGGCGAGGGTCTCGACGCCGTGAGCTTCCGCCGGGTTGCGGCCGAGCTCGGCGTCAGCCACATGACGTTGTACAGCTACCTCGACTCGAAAGAGGCGCTGCTCGACGTGATGGTCGGACGGGCGCTGGAGGTCCCGGAGCTGACGCACCCTCAGGGCGATTGGGCACAGAGCCTGCGCGAGGTCCTGGTCGAGATCCACGACGCCCTGGTCGCCCGGCCGGGGATCGCCCAGCTGATCATCACCACCTCCCTCGACGGGCCGTGGGTGATCGCGGTCCGCGACCGCCTGGTCGGCCTGCTGCGCCCGGCCGGCTTCACCCGCGCCCAGTCCGTCGACGCGATCAGCGTGCTGGTCAACTACGTCCTCGGGACCGCCCTCGTCGAGGCGAGTCGCGGAAGTGGCGCCTCGCCCCGCGCGTTCACCACGGGCCTCGACCTGCTCATCGACGGCCTCCGTCGCCGGGTTGAGGACTCCGCGTCGGGCTGA
- a CDS encoding DUF7065 domain-containing protein — translation MTTADRTREIVPEDDSWAHHPRPEDPFWNESGLFTFMVPELDINGYFYVWHRPNMKLTSAGVALWDAVGTETHNCLFSEWYHFNPMAPDTDMFNFRLGNGMSCELLEPLKRYKLGYAGDEMQLDLLWEGAYHPPNLHYSNSDADGFEVWGSVHYEQLGSVTGTITLRGETIPVDCHAFRDHSRGLRPGPARNQSGGGFDYGWASERTSFAVTSARPDPTAPVTASSVDRIGYGHFVQDGKLGQITGGRRVVLEREPDGRPRRVELLLEDEHGREMRAVSRVRNCLKWHSLWHMQWCLAEWEIDGEHGWGENQDWFDINVIRRHQRENLGAAR, via the coding sequence ATGACCACTGCCGACCGCACCCGCGAGATCGTTCCCGAGGACGACTCCTGGGCGCACCATCCGCGCCCGGAGGACCCGTTCTGGAACGAGTCCGGCCTGTTCACCTTCATGGTCCCCGAGCTGGACATCAACGGGTACTTCTACGTCTGGCACCGGCCCAACATGAAGCTGACCTCCGCCGGGGTCGCGCTGTGGGACGCGGTCGGCACGGAGACCCACAACTGCCTGTTCTCGGAGTGGTACCACTTCAACCCGATGGCGCCGGACACGGACATGTTCAACTTCCGGCTGGGCAACGGGATGAGCTGCGAGCTGCTCGAACCGCTCAAGCGGTACAAGCTCGGCTACGCCGGCGACGAGATGCAGCTCGACCTGCTGTGGGAGGGCGCGTACCACCCGCCGAACCTGCACTACTCGAACAGCGACGCCGACGGCTTCGAGGTCTGGGGCTCGGTGCACTACGAGCAGCTCGGCTCGGTCACCGGCACGATCACCCTGCGCGGCGAGACGATCCCGGTCGACTGCCACGCGTTCCGTGACCACTCGCGCGGCCTGCGTCCGGGCCCGGCGCGCAACCAGTCCGGCGGCGGATTCGACTACGGCTGGGCGTCGGAGCGGACGTCGTTCGCGGTCACCTCGGCGCGGCCCGACCCGACCGCCCCGGTCACCGCGAGTTCGGTCGACCGCATCGGCTACGGCCACTTCGTCCAGGACGGCAAGCTCGGGCAGATCACCGGTGGCCGGCGCGTCGTGCTGGAGCGGGAGCCGGACGGCCGTCCGCGGCGCGTCGAGCTGCTCCTGGAGGACGAGCACGGTCGCGAGATGCGTGCCGTCTCGCGCGTCCGCAACTGCCTGAAGTGGCACAGCCTCTGGCACATGCAGTGGTGCCTGGCCGAGTGGGAGATCGACGGCGAGCACGGGTGGGGCGAGAACCAGGACTGGTTCGACATCAACGTGATCCGCCGTCACCAGCGCGAGAACCTGGGCGCCGCCCGATGA
- a CDS encoding DNA polymerase Y family protein: protein MGRAARTIAIWSPDWPVVTAAAAAGLDPAAPAAVLAAGRVLACTASAREAGVRRGLRRREAQYRCPDLAILARDLAEESRAFEPIVVAVESLAPGVEIVRPGLCTVAARGPARYFGGDEAAAARLADEASAAGPGDLCRAGVAEGAFAAALAARVGRIVPAGQTPEFLAPYPVDVLDRPDLADLLRRLGLRTLGDFAGLPPADVTARFGADGGFAHRLARGEDPLPPDGRTPPPDLVVTTHLDPPAEQVERAAFAARPLADQLHARLTAVGLGCTRLVVEAETETGERHERIWRYEGVLDAAAIAERVRWQLDGWLTARQVKHRPRGGIAVLRLTPDEVIPHGGDQLGFWTHGADAEAAERAGRALARVQGMLGQPAVLTAVLAGGRGPGERIRYVAWGDPRGPLEREAEETGPWPGRIPAPSPALVPPSPVPAQLVDDGGLPVAISSRYAISAPPAKLRVGEESPRPVLSWAGPWPAEERWWDASRVDGARIDGGAVKVRVQVATADGTGWLLISQGGRWFVEAVYD from the coding sequence ATGGGACGTGCGGCGCGGACGATCGCGATCTGGTCGCCGGACTGGCCGGTGGTGACCGCCGCCGCGGCCGCGGGGCTGGACCCGGCGGCCCCCGCCGCGGTGCTCGCCGCCGGGCGCGTCCTCGCCTGCACGGCCTCGGCCCGGGAGGCCGGGGTGCGCCGCGGGTTGCGGCGGCGCGAGGCGCAGTACCGCTGCCCTGACCTGGCGATTCTCGCCCGCGACCTCGCCGAGGAGTCCCGCGCGTTCGAGCCGATCGTCGTCGCCGTCGAGTCGCTGGCGCCGGGGGTCGAGATCGTCCGGCCGGGGCTGTGCACGGTGGCCGCCCGCGGTCCGGCCCGGTACTTCGGGGGCGACGAGGCGGCCGCCGCGCGCCTGGCCGACGAGGCCTCCGCGGCCGGCCCCGGTGATCTGTGCCGGGCCGGGGTCGCCGAGGGCGCGTTCGCCGCCGCCCTGGCCGCCCGGGTCGGCCGGATCGTCCCGGCGGGGCAGACCCCGGAGTTCCTCGCCCCCTATCCGGTCGACGTCCTCGACCGGCCCGACCTCGCCGACCTGCTCCGCCGGCTCGGCCTGCGGACGCTGGGCGACTTCGCCGGCCTGCCCCCGGCCGACGTCACGGCCCGGTTCGGGGCCGACGGCGGCTTCGCCCACCGGTTGGCCCGGGGCGAGGACCCCCTGCCCCCGGACGGGCGGACCCCGCCGCCGGACCTCGTCGTCACCACCCACCTGGATCCGCCTGCCGAGCAGGTGGAGCGCGCCGCCTTCGCTGCCCGTCCGCTCGCCGATCAGCTGCACGCGCGGCTGACCGCGGTCGGCCTGGGCTGCACCCGGCTCGTGGTGGAGGCCGAGACCGAGACCGGCGAACGCCACGAACGCATTTGGCGCTACGAGGGCGTGCTGGACGCCGCCGCGATCGCCGAACGCGTCCGCTGGCAGCTCGACGGATGGCTGACGGCACGTCAGGTCAAGCACCGGCCGCGCGGTGGCATCGCCGTCCTGCGCCTGACGCCGGACGAGGTCATCCCGCACGGGGGCGACCAACTGGGGTTCTGGACGCACGGCGCCGACGCCGAGGCGGCTGAGCGCGCCGGCCGGGCGTTGGCCCGGGTGCAGGGGATGCTCGGCCAGCCGGCCGTCCTCACCGCGGTGCTGGCCGGCGGCCGGGGCCCGGGGGAGCGGATCCGCTACGTCGCGTGGGGCGACCCGCGCGGCCCGCTCGAGCGCGAGGCCGAGGAGACCGGTCCGTGGCCCGGCCGGATCCCCGCCCCGAGCCCGGCCCTGGTCCCGCCCTCCCCGGTCCCGGCCCAGCTCGTCGACGACGGCGGGCTCCCGGTCGCGATCAGCTCCCGCTACGCGATCTCCGCCCCGCCCGCGAAGCTCCGTGTGGGCGAGGAGTCCCCGCGGCCCGTGCTGTCCTGGGCCGGTCCCTGGCCCGCCGAGGAGCGGTGGTGGGACGCCTCCCGGGTCGACGGCGCCCGGATCGACGGCGGCGCGGTGAAGGTCCGCGTCCAGGTCGCCACCGCCGACGGCACCGGCTGGCTGCTGATCAGCCAGGGCGGCCGCTGGTTCGTCGAGGCCGTCTATGACTAG
- the serS gene encoding serine--tRNA ligase yields the protein MHDARELISLGDAAVAALARRGYVLDLTPIADLLAARNAAIRTGDEMRAESKRIAGEVGKAAKSGADRDAVEALKEQARTLKDRVRETEEEADRLSAELHELMLGIPNLPSLDAPDGLSEDDAVEVRRVGTPPSFETEVRDHVDLGEALGILDFGRATKLSGPRFAVARGAGAALERAIATLFLDLHTRRHGYTEFSLPTLVTRETMTGTGQLPKFEADLFATAAGDRELFLIPTAEVPLTNLHANEILDASALPLAYTAHTACYRSEAGSYGRDTRGILRLHQFSKVELVRICTAETSNAELELMVSHAEACLAELELPYRVVRLAAGDMGFSAQLTYDLEVWLPSQDRYREISSCSDCGTFQARRAGIRVRGADNTRQPAATLNGSGLPIGRTLAAILENYQQPDGSVQMPKALVPYLGFSALAADGTPVS from the coding sequence ATGCATGATGCGCGTGAGTTGATCTCCCTCGGGGACGCGGCGGTCGCGGCCCTGGCCCGCCGGGGCTACGTCCTGGACCTGACCCCCATCGCCGACCTCCTGGCGGCCCGGAACGCCGCGATCCGCACCGGGGACGAGATGCGCGCGGAGTCCAAGCGCATCGCGGGCGAGGTCGGCAAGGCCGCCAAGTCCGGGGCCGACCGGGACGCGGTCGAGGCGCTCAAGGAGCAGGCGCGGACGCTCAAGGACCGGGTCCGCGAGACCGAGGAGGAGGCCGACCGCCTCAGCGCCGAGCTCCACGAGCTGATGCTCGGCATCCCGAACCTGCCCTCGCTCGACGCCCCGGACGGGCTCAGCGAGGACGACGCCGTCGAGGTCCGCCGCGTGGGGACGCCGCCGAGCTTCGAGACCGAGGTGCGCGACCACGTGGACCTGGGCGAGGCGCTCGGGATCCTCGACTTCGGCCGCGCGACCAAGCTCTCGGGCCCGCGGTTCGCCGTCGCCCGGGGCGCCGGTGCCGCCCTGGAGCGCGCGATCGCGACGCTGTTCCTCGACCTGCACACCCGCCGCCACGGTTACACCGAGTTCTCGCTGCCGACGCTGGTCACCCGCGAGACGATGACCGGCACGGGCCAGCTGCCCAAGTTCGAGGCGGACCTGTTCGCGACCGCGGCCGGCGACCGGGAGCTGTTCCTGATCCCGACCGCCGAGGTGCCGCTGACCAACCTGCACGCGAACGAGATCCTCGACGCGTCCGCCCTGCCGCTGGCCTACACGGCCCACACGGCCTGCTACCGCTCGGAGGCCGGGTCCTACGGCCGCGACACCCGCGGCATCCTCCGGCTGCACCAGTTCTCGAAGGTTGAGCTGGTCCGGATCTGCACGGCGGAGACGTCGAACGCCGAGCTGGAACTGATGGTGTCTCACGCGGAGGCGTGCCTCGCGGAGCTCGAGCTGCCCTACCGCGTCGTCCGCCTCGCCGCGGGCGACATGGGCTTCTCCGCCCAGCTGACCTACGACCTCGAGGTCTGGCTGCCGAGCCAGGACCGCTACCGCGAGATCTCGTCCTGCTCGGACTGCGGGACGTTCCAGGCCCGCCGGGCCGGGATCCGCGTCCGCGGCGCGGACAACACGCGCCAGCCGGCCGCGACCCTGAACGGCTCGGGTCTGCCGATCGGCCGGACGCTGGCCGCGATCCTGGAGAACTACCAGCAGCCCGACGGGTCGGTGCAGATGCCGAAGGCGCTCGTGCCCTACCTCGGGTTCTCCGCCCTGGCGGCCGACGGCACGCCCGTCTCGTGA
- a CDS encoding thioesterase family protein produces MTFAEATAVSATGPGRYTAELTPYWSAFGNPNGGYLAAITARAALAETGREHPQSVSTTFFKASRPGPAELEVTVNGTGRTLSNARVLLRQNGVMILESTVVCTDTPTDDVPADPSALPVDESRCAAPGIRPGTGPSILDSVSVRYPPGFGPRDVVSPERPDAVVTAWVRLLTGEDPDPFVAIVAADALVPTPFQLGYVGWSPTVSMTWHLRTRPAPGPLAVTVSAGQVTPADGWFDERAVVRDSAGRTVAHAWQIARLTKGMPEAAPEGSA; encoded by the coding sequence ATGACCTTCGCCGAGGCCACCGCCGTCTCCGCCACCGGCCCCGGCCGCTACACCGCCGAGCTGACCCCGTACTGGAGCGCCTTCGGCAACCCGAACGGCGGTTACCTGGCGGCGATCACCGCGCGGGCCGCGCTGGCCGAGACCGGGCGCGAGCACCCCCAGTCCGTCTCCACGACGTTCTTCAAGGCCTCCCGCCCGGGACCGGCCGAGCTCGAGGTGACCGTCAACGGCACGGGCCGCACGCTGTCCAACGCGCGGGTGCTGCTCCGGCAGAACGGCGTCATGATCCTGGAGTCGACGGTCGTCTGCACCGACACCCCGACCGACGACGTGCCGGCGGACCCGTCCGCCCTCCCGGTCGACGAGAGCCGGTGCGCGGCGCCGGGCATCCGTCCCGGTACCGGTCCCTCGATCCTCGACAGCGTCTCGGTCCGCTACCCCCCGGGTTTCGGGCCCCGCGACGTCGTGAGCCCGGAGCGCCCCGACGCCGTCGTGACGGCCTGGGTCCGCCTGCTCACCGGCGAGGACCCCGACCCGTTCGTCGCGATCGTGGCGGCCGACGCCCTGGTCCCGACGCCGTTCCAGCTCGGCTACGTCGGCTGGTCGCCGACGGTCTCGATGACCTGGCACCTGCGCACGCGGCCGGCCCCCGGCCCGCTCGCCGTCACGGTGTCCGCCGGGCAGGTGACGCCCGCGGACGGGTGGTTCGACGAGCGCGCCGTCGTGCGCGACAGCGCCGGCCGGACCGTCGCCCACGCCTGGCAGATCGCGCGCCTGACGAAGGGAATGCCCGAGGCAGCGCCGGAGGGGTCGGCCTAG
- a CDS encoding TIGR03564 family F420-dependent LLM class oxidoreductase, with translation MRIAMNVGGDVLGAPVPPIQIAADAQTAEEAGFPAVWTTHVARGTDTLAAIAVAGTQTRSIELGIGVVPTYPRHPHALAQTAATVQSLCGGRFTLGIGSSHRPVIETALGLEYASPAAHMREYLQVLTALLSTGEVSHTGRFYNVEASFTVVGSTAPSILVAALGPRMVEVAGTYADGTVTWMTGARGIGEQIAPGLAKAAEAAGRPAPRIVVGVPVAVCDDVDAGRAAALATFARYDTLDNYRAQYDREGSSGVVDQTIYGPEETVLRRLTELRDAGATELWAVPFGVGPDPAAGIARTVTFFASLAPEL, from the coding sequence ATGCGGATCGCCATGAACGTCGGGGGTGACGTGCTGGGCGCGCCGGTTCCCCCGATCCAGATCGCCGCGGACGCGCAGACGGCGGAGGAGGCGGGTTTCCCGGCCGTCTGGACCACCCACGTCGCCCGGGGCACCGACACCCTCGCGGCGATCGCGGTCGCCGGCACGCAGACCCGGTCGATCGAACTCGGGATCGGGGTCGTGCCGACCTACCCGCGCCACCCGCACGCCCTCGCGCAGACGGCCGCGACCGTGCAGTCGTTGTGCGGCGGGCGGTTCACGCTGGGGATCGGCAGCTCGCACCGCCCGGTCATCGAGACCGCGCTCGGCCTGGAGTACGCCAGCCCGGCGGCCCACATGCGCGAGTACCTGCAGGTGCTCACTGCGCTGCTGAGCACCGGCGAGGTGAGCCACACCGGCCGGTTCTACAACGTCGAGGCGAGCTTCACCGTCGTCGGCTCGACGGCGCCGTCGATCCTCGTCGCGGCGCTCGGGCCGAGGATGGTCGAGGTCGCCGGGACGTACGCCGACGGCACCGTCACCTGGATGACGGGAGCGCGGGGGATCGGTGAGCAGATCGCGCCCGGGCTGGCGAAGGCGGCGGAGGCGGCGGGTCGGCCCGCGCCCCGGATCGTCGTCGGCGTCCCGGTGGCGGTGTGCGACGACGTCGACGCCGGCCGTGCGGCCGCGCTGGCAACGTTCGCCCGCTACGACACCCTCGACAACTACCGCGCCCAGTACGACCGCGAGGGGTCGTCCGGCGTCGTGGACCAGACGATCTACGGGCCGGAGGAGACCGTGCTCCGCCGGCTGACCGAACTGCGCGACGCCGGCGCCACCGAGCTGTGGGCGGTGCCCTTCGGTGTCGGGCCCGACCCGGCCGCCGGCATCGCGCGAACGGTCACGTTCTTCGCGTCACTGGCTCCGGAGCTCTGA